The following are from one region of the Strix uralensis isolate ZFMK-TIS-50842 chromosome 4, bStrUra1, whole genome shotgun sequence genome:
- the TBPL2 gene encoding TATA box-binding protein-like 2 — protein MDGSSLLERYLERCDGQFKDDLSTSPQLFTPMSPYDVDLPIQTTEDVLFGSQFNQPKELPTDFSSVDLSFLPDITQDNKEQNLFEDGHEMQKELDGSTSNEDSSILTDESSLAYPDASQATEASGVCPPLTPMAPMTPVTPASESSGIVPQLQNIVSTVNLACKLDLKNIALRARNAEYNPKRFAAVIMRIREPRTTALIFSSGKMVCTGAKSEEQSRLAARKYARVVQKLGFPAKFLDFKIQNMVGSCDVRFPIRLEGLVLTHQQFSSYEPELFPGLIYRMVKPRIVLLIFVSGKVVLTGAKERSEIYEAFESIYPILKGFKKAS, from the exons ATGGACGGTAGCTCGCTGCTGGAGCGGTACCTGGAGCGCTGCGACGGGC aattcaaggaTGACCTCTCAACTAGTCCTCAGCTGTTTACTCCCATGAGCCCTTATGATGTAGACCTTCCAATTCAAACAACTGAAGATGTGTTGTTCGGTTCTCAATTTAACCAGCCCAAAGAGCTTCCTACAGACTTCTCCTCTGTGGATCTCAGCTTTCTTCCAGATATTACCCAAGataacaaagaacaaaatctATTTGAAGATGGTCATGAAATGCAAAAAGAGCTTGATGGGTCAACATCAAATGAGGACAGCAGTATCCTCACGGATGAAAGCAGCTTGGCCTATCCAGATGCATCTCAAGCAACTGAAGCATCTGGTGTGTGTCCTCCTCTGACACCAATGGCTCCAATGACCCCAGTGACACCTGCATCAGAAAGCTCTGGCATAGTTCCCCAGTTACA GAATATAGTGTCAACTGTAAACTTGGCTTGTAAACTAGATCTGAAGAACATAGCTCTGCGTGCCAGAAATGCAGAGTATAACCCAAAG AGGTTTGCTGCTGTGATTATGAGAATCAGGGAACCACGAACAACAGCCCTCATCTTCAGCTCAGGAAAAATGGTCTGCACAGGAgcaaaaag TGAAGAGCAATCACGGCTCGCAGCCAGGAAGTACGCGCGTGTGGTACAGAAGCTCGGGTTCCCTGCCAAGTTCCTGGACTTCAAGATACAGAATATGGTTGGGAGCTGTGACGTGAGGTTCCCCATCCGGCTGGAAGGCTTGGTTCTCACTCACCAGCAGTTCAGCAG CTATGAACCTGAACTATTTCCTGGCCTTATTTATAGGATGGTCAAACCAAGGATAGTGCTGCTTATCTTTGTGTCTGGAAAAGTTGTACTGACGG GAGCAAAAGAACGTTCTGAAATCTATGAGGCATTTGAGAGCATCTACCCCATTCTAAAAGGTTTCAAGAAAGCATCATAA